The Mucilaginibacter terrenus genome has a segment encoding these proteins:
- a CDS encoding site-specific integrase produces the protein MFSYLPEALKVLSKYKDHPRCENKDIVLPMLSNQKMNAYLKEIADLCYVRKHLTFHLARHTFATTVTLSNGVPIETVS, from the coding sequence ATGTTCAGTTATCTTCCCGAAGCGCTGAAAGTCTTATCAAAGTATAAAGATCATCCGCGGTGCGAAAACAAAGATATTGTGCTGCCGATGTTAAGCAATCAGAAAATGAACGCCTATTTAAAAGAGATCGCCGACCTTTGTTACGTTCGCAAGCATTTGACCTTCCACCTGGCCAGACATACTTTCGCTACCACGGTCACGCTATCCAATGGTGTTCCTATCGAAACAGTGAGCTAA
- a CDS encoding S41 family peptidase translates to MKILFLILMLLIPFVSSAQQCDCLQNFDYTVNHVREDYAGYKDKIKARNRKGFDNFTSLLRKKAMTADRVDSCYIILRTWTNYFRDNHLRVQLDWRYRQKYPESVKLLNKRFAKPKNINVSTEKLEALTNIRILDEKTVLLRLPSFEWGEKKMIDSLLKAYDQQLKRTPNWIIDLRGNVGGTDYAFSGLMPFIYTDPIHIKPDEFLSSIDNIQILAENLKDSDLSQAGKDFITNLIGLMKQHPNQFVNPSGKDNFDIRLDTVYQYPANVAILIDRNTASSAESFLLSAVQSKKVKIYGENSAGTLDYNNTQFFDIPCKDFNLVIPIGRSKRLPKNPIDNIGVRPNIRIDEAHPDKISFIKGLLDK, encoded by the coding sequence ATGAAAATCCTTTTCCTTATCTTGATGTTATTAATTCCATTTGTATCATCAGCCCAACAGTGCGACTGTCTGCAAAATTTTGATTATACGGTCAACCATGTCAGAGAAGATTATGCCGGGTATAAGGATAAAATCAAAGCGAGAAATAGAAAGGGGTTTGATAACTTCACAAGTTTACTGAGAAAGAAAGCAATGACCGCAGATCGTGTGGACTCATGCTATATTATTTTGAGGACATGGACGAATTATTTCCGGGACAACCACCTCCGTGTTCAATTGGATTGGCGTTATAGGCAGAAATACCCGGAATCAGTAAAATTATTGAATAAACGTTTTGCAAAACCAAAGAACATTAATGTGTCAACTGAAAAATTAGAGGCATTGACTAATATCCGGATACTTGATGAAAAGACAGTTCTATTAAGGCTTCCGTCCTTCGAGTGGGGCGAAAAGAAGATGATTGATAGCTTACTGAAAGCATATGATCAGCAATTAAAGAGAACACCAAACTGGATCATAGATCTTAGAGGGAACGTCGGTGGCACTGATTATGCCTTTAGTGGATTAATGCCATTCATCTACACTGACCCAATACACATAAAACCTGATGAGTTTCTTTCTTCAATAGACAATATCCAAATTCTGGCTGAAAATCTCAAAGATAGTGACCTTTCACAGGCAGGCAAGGACTTCATAACCAACTTGATTGGATTAATGAAGCAACATCCGAACCAATTTGTCAATCCTTCAGGGAAGGATAACTTCGATATCAGATTAGATACGGTTTATCAATATCCGGCCAATGTAGCCATTCTGATCGATAGAAACACGGCTAGTTCCGCAGAATCTTTTTTATTGAGTGCTGTGCAGAGCAAGAAAGTAAAAATATATGGGGAAAATTCAGCCGGAACCTTGGATTATAATAACACGCAATTTTTTGATATACCGTGCAAGGACTTTAATCTAGTTATTCCTATCGGACGTTCTAAACGACTGCCTAAAAATCCAATCGATAACATCGGCGTTAGACCAAACATTCGAATAGATGAAGCACATCCTGATAAGATCAGTTTCATAAAGGGGCTATTGGATAAATAG